Proteins found in one Magnolia sinica isolate HGM2019 chromosome 5, MsV1, whole genome shotgun sequence genomic segment:
- the LOC131246716 gene encoding large ribosomal subunit protein eL8y — translation MAPKRGGKAPVPAKKKPEKVVNPLFEKRPKQFGIGGALPPKRDLHRFVKWPKVVRIQRQRRILKQRLKVPPALNQFTKTLDKNLATSLFKMLLKYRPEDKAAKKERLLKRAQAEAEGKTAEVKKPIVVKYGLNHVTYLIEQNKAQLVVIAHDVDPIELVVWLPALCRKMEIPYCIVKGKARLGAIVHKKTAAALCLTTVKNEDKLEFSKILEAIKANFNDKYDEYRKKWGGGIMGSKSQAKTKAKERLLAKEAAQRMN, via the exons ATG GCTCCAAAACGAGGAGGAAAAGCTCCTGTACCTGCAAAGAAGAAACCG GAGAAGGTTGTAAATCCCTTGTTTGAGAAGCGCCCAAAGCAGTTTGGGATTGGAGGGGCATTGCCACCAAAGAGGGACTTGCACCGTTTTGTGAAGTGGCCGAAGGTTGTCCGGATCCAACGGCAGAGGAGGATCCTCAAGCAGCGGTTGAAGGTCCCACCAGCCTTGAACCAGTTCACGAAAACGTTGGACAAAAATCTTG CAACAAGCCTCTTTAAGATGCTTCTCAAGTACAGGCCTGAAGACAAAGCTGCAAAGAAGGAGCGTCTGCTGAAGAGGGCTCAGGCCGAGGCTGAGGGGAAGACTGCTGAGGTCAAGAAGCCTATTGTTGTTAAGTATGGActcaatcatgttacataccTTATCGAACAG AACAAGGCCCAATTGGTAGTTATCGCCCATGATGTGGACCCAATCGAACTGGTCGTTTGGTTGCCTGCCTTGTGCCGGAAGATGGAGATTCCTTACTGCATTGTGAAGGGAAAAGCACGGTTGGGAGCG ATTGTTCACAAGAAAACTGCAGCCGCATTGTGTCTGACCACTGTGAAAAACGAGGACAAGCTGGAATTCAGCAAGATCTTAGAGGCTATCAAG GCAAACTTCAATGACAAGTACGACGAGTACAGGAAGAAATGGGGAGGTGGGATCATGGGTTCTAAATCCCAAGCCAAAACCAAAGCCAAGGAGAGGCTGCTGGCCAAGGAAGCTGCCCAGAGGATGAACTAG